TTGAAAAAAAGCAAGATGTTAGTAGCTAAATATGAAGTTTGTGAGATATTTTCTATAAGTCTATTAAGTAAGAATAATTCATGTTTTATCAAAATAGAAATTTTTAAAAAGTTAAATAAAGAACAAGAAAAAGAATTAATTGAACATTTAAAGGATTTTTTAGAATGGTTATCTTTAAAACTGAACTAGGTGTTTTATATCAAGGTGATGCTTTAAAAATTTTGGCAAAGGTTTCTGATAATAGTGTTGATTTAATTTTAACTGATCCGCCATATGGTTTAGAAAATGTTTCTGTTATTAAAAGGAATGGTGGTAAATTTGGTAAGGCTAAAGCTATTGGTGCTAATTTAGATAAACAGGTGATTTCAGGAATTTCTTATAAAGATTGGATTCCTCTGGCTTATAAAAAATTAAAACCAGCAGGTGTTTTGATAACTTTTTGTCAGAAAATGGATATTTCAGATATAGCAAAGTTTTTAGAAAAAGAGTTAGGTATGGTTGTGAGACATATTGGAGTGTGGCACAAAACAAATCCTCCACCACAGGCAAGAAAAGTTCAATGGATGAATGCATGGGAGCCTTTTATTATTGCTACAAAAAATAAAGGTAGTGGGCATCATTATAATTATAAAGAAGGGCAATTTGGTGATGTAATTTCAACACCTATCTGCATGGGAAGTGAAAGAACAGAACATCCTACTCAAAAACCATTAAAACTTTTCTATCCTTTAATTAAATGGTGGTCTTTTGAAGGTGATTTGGTTTTAGACCCATTTATTGGAAGTGGAACAACAGCCGTAATTTGCGAAAAATTGAAAAGAAAATGGATTGGTATTGAAATTAACGAAAAATTTTGTAAAATTGCAAAAGAGAGGATTTTAAATGAAGCAAAACAATTAAAACTTTTTTGATGTTAAGCGAAATAATTAAAATAAGAAGGTTATTAGAAAAAGGTAAAGTAGAAAAGGCAATTGAATCAATTTATGGGTTGGAAAGTAAGCTTTTAGCCAATAAAAAGACTAAATATTTTATTGGAGGAGTTGATTGGAGTCTTTGTGTTATTTATGGAGGGGTGATTTTAACTCTTTATCCTGAAAGTGAACCTATTCTTCTATTTTGGTTTTCTAATTTTAATAGCATTTTGGAATTTGCTCATAAAATAAAAGGGCTTAAAGGGAAGAAAGAATATGCAATAATTGAAAATAGAAATGATAGGTTGTTGTGGAAGGTGGTTGTAGGTCAAAAATATTTAAAAAGCATTGCTGATGAGATTATTATTTCTAAAGAACAGTTGAGTGTGTTTTAATGCAAAGAAATTATTTATGTCCATTTTATTCTACCTGTCTTACAGAATGGGCTAAAAAAGGTATTGCGCCTACTTGTTCTTTTTGTAAATTTAAAGATTTAAAAGTAGAAGAAGAAATTGATTTAACATCACTTCTTAGATTGTGGGCGGCAGTTTTAAAAAGAGCAGTTGATGATTATAAAGAAGCTTTAACAGGTAATAAAAAAATGACTCTCTTATCTTTAAAAAGATGGTTTTATAATAAAAATAATAATGTTGGAACTTTTAGATGGATTTGTGATTTGTTAAATATAAATCCTGAATGGTTTTTAAAAAAATTAGAAAGTCAACTTTTTGATGAAATTAGTTTTGAAATTCCTGAAAAAGATAAAATTAAAAAATCAACTCCAACTTTAATAATAAAAGAAGGAGGATAAAATGAGGATTGTTTTAGACCCAGGGCATGGGGGTAAAAAAGTAGGAGCATCATATTATGGTTTACATGAAAAAGATGTAGTGCTTGATATTGCTTTAAAAGTGCATGACAAATTTATTGAAAGACAAGATGTTTGGATTGCGCTTACAAGAATGTCTGATATTCATGTTAGTTTAAAAAATAGATGTATTATGGCTAATGCATTAATGGCAACTCATTTTATCAGTTTGCATTGTAATGCCTGTAGAAGCCATAATGTAAGTGGTGCAGAAATTTTTCATTATAAAGGTTCTAAAAGAGGTAGACAATTGGCAGAACTCTTTGAGCCTTATGTGAGGAAATTTCTAGATCAACCTTTTAGGGGTATTAAAGAGAGTGATAGACTTTATGTTTTAAAGCATACTGAAATGCCAGCGATTTTGATTGAAATAGGATTTATAGACTATAAAGAAACTAATGAATTATTAAAAAAAGAAGAAGTTAGGCAACATATTGCTAATTTAATTGTAGAAGCTTTAAACGAATTGATAAAGAAAAAAGTTTAAGGAGACATAATTGGTTATAAAATTAGTTTTATTAGCCATTTATGTATTAATTTTTTTTAGTGTTTTGTATTTAATATTTTAAATAAAAAATTATGGAGGGTAAAAAATGGAGAAAATGGATTTAGCAATTTATGTAAGAGCTGTTTTGCATTTAACTAGAGCATATCACGAAATTCATAAGTTAGCAGCTTTTTTAAGCGATTGTCAATATGGCACACAGATAAGAAGAGAAGTTCCAAGCAAATTATATGATAAAGTTGTTAAAATTCAAACGACAATTAGTGCTGAACTATCTAAATTAATAAGGGGTTCAACTAACGATTATCTGATGCAATTGTTGGAATCTTTTGTTTTACAGGAAGAAGATGAGTAAATTAACTGATTATTTTAGAGGGATAATTTCTTTTAAATATTGTTGGGGTGAACCTAATTTGATAGTAGATAGTTTAGAAGTAGGGGAATATCCTATAAGAGGTAACTTGTATTTATCTTTTATTTATCACTATTGTGTGCCGAGTTCTTTTGTAAAGGGAGAGAAAATTTATAACTTAGCACGTAAAAAAATTTTTCATAAATTGTCTGGGTTAAGGTATAGTATTTTTTCAAGAGATCTTCCATTGATACATTATGAACCAGTTAAAATTTTTGAAACAGGATTTAAAATTAGTAGAAATTTTTTAGGTATTATGCCAATGATAATAGCTATTTATGGAATAAGAGATGTTTTGAAGGAGGTTTAAGATGAATTGGCTTTTATTAAGCTTATTAGGTTTAGGCGCTTGGTATTTTCTTAAAAAATCAGGAAAAGGACTAGCAGGAATTGAAACAGGTTTAGGTGTAAAGGGTAGACCGAGGATGGGAAGACCAAAAACTGAAGCTGAAAGAAGATTAACGCATAAAAGAAGATTTGGAACAGAAACTTTGCCTCCAAGAGGAAGTGGATTAAGGCGGTTTTAAAGATGAAAAAAATTACAGATTATTTTTATGGCTATTTTACTTTTTCTTCCATAGCAACTATTTCTTTAAGATGTGAATATTTAGATATAACTAAGTGTCCAATAAACAAGGAAATTCATAATTGTTTTGTATATGGCTTTGGAGTGCCGTCAAAATTTATTAGTAATGCACTTCCTAGTATTGATCGTGTAGCTTTTCATAAATTGGCTGGATTGAAATATACTTTTTATTTTTTTATTGAAACAACAAAATATATGAAATATTTTATTCATGGGAATTTTATAAAGATTAAAAGAAGTTTTTTAAATTTAATTCCTTTTTTAATTGCGATTTATGGATTGAAAAAAGAATTTAAAAATAAAGCTTGAGGTTAATAATGAAACTAACAAGAGTTTTTAAAATACCTTATAGAAAAGATTTAATTGAACTTTTTAGAGCTTCTAAAGAATTATATAACCAAGCTCTTTCTTTAATTAAAAACCATTATAAAGAAACTAAAAAAACTTTAAATTATCTTGCTCTTTATAAAATTATTAGAAATAACTATCCAAATCTTTATAAATCTCTTCCTTCTCAAACAGCTCAACAAATTTTAAAGCTTGCTGTTCAGGATGTAAAAAGCTTTGTTAAAAAACTAAAGAAAAGAGAAAAAGCAAGTTTTCCTTCTTTTAAAAAGAGTTTAAATCTTTTAATTTTTACTAATCAAACTTCTAAAATTACCAATGATGGTAAAATAAAACTTTGTAAGATTTCTCAGCCAATTAATATTCCTAAAGGAGTTTATATAGATGACTTTAAAAATTTTCAACAAATAAGACTAATTCCTAAAAAAGATTATGTTCAGGTTGATGTGGTTTATAATAAAGAGTGTGAAAATAAAGAGCTTAATTATGACCTTTATGCTTCAATTGATTTAGGAGTGAATAATTTAGTAGCTTTAGTTGTAAATGCAGATATTAATCCTATCCTTATTAATGGGAGACCTTTTAAGTCTTATAATCAATTTTATAATAAAAGAAGAGCTTATTTACAATCAATTAAAGATAAAATGAAAATTAGAGGTAATACAAAAAGACTTAACAAGCTTGAGAAAAAAAGAAAAAATTGGTTTAAAGATAAATTTCATCAAATTTCTAAATACCTTATCAGATTTTTGGTTAAGAATAAAATAGGAAATCTTGTTATTGGGTATAATAAAGATTGGAAGAACAAAGTAAATTTAGGAAAGAAAAATAATCAAAGTTTTCAATATATTCCTTTTAGAATGCTTGTAAATTTTTTAAGATATAAAGCAGAACTTGTAGGAATAAAAACATATTTAGTTAAAGAAAATTATACATCAAAAGTTGATGCATTAGCATTAGAGCCATTTCCTTCTGAGGAAGCCCCTCAGAAGGAGTTTAATGGTAAAAGAATTAAAAGAGGATTATTTCAATCATCAATAAGAGTTTTAGTGAATGCAGATGTGAATGGAGCTTTAAACATTTTAAGAAAAGTAATCGGGGATGCCTTTTTAAGGCTACCCGATAGAGGGCTTTGGTGTAGCCCAGTAAAGATAAGGGGTATAGACCCAAACTCTTTACAAATGGAGCTATTAAATGTTTAAAAGTTCCGAACACCTTTTATGCACGGGAATGTTTCAAACAAGTTCTTATGTTTATTTTTACACTCGTTTTCCATCAGAAGGATTTCTTAGAAAACGTTTGTTTCATGTGTTAGTGCCATTTCCATTAGGGAGTGAGATAAAAGAAAGAGAAAAATATTTAAGAATTCGCCATTATTCTTTTGTTTTTAAGGCTCATTTTAAAGCTGATAGAAAAGTTTTGTCTTTATGTCCTTTTTTAGTGGCTGTTTTAGGTGTAGGTAAAAAGAGATGGATGTTGAGGGAAAATGATTAAATTGACAAATCTTTATCAAAAACATAATTTATTCATATTTCGTGATTTTAAAACTGGACCAAAGGTTTTAACTGTATCACAGCTAGGTTATTCAATCGTCCGTATGGGGACATTGCGTGGAGTTGAATTGCCGCATAGTAAACACATTGATAAATATATGATTAAAAGAAATAATCTATTTCATGGATTAGTTCCTTTTCCGCTTGCTTCTGGTTTTGCTTATGGTGATAATGCTATTGATGTTTCGCATGAAATAAACGATGTAACTGATATTTTTCCATGTAGTTTAAAAGCTCTTTTTTTAAACCCTTTTTTTGTAAGTATTTTGGGAAGTTGTAGATTTTGGTTGCTTAAAGGGGAAAAATAATGAAGATTGAAGTGGTTGAAAATCAAATAAAAATTTTTGTAGATCCTAAAGAAATTCCATACAAAAAAATTGATAAGAGAGAATTAAATAAAATGATCAAAGAAGGTCATAAGCATATAATATGGTCGCCAGTTAGTAAGCTTTTTGAAGGTTATGATTTTGCAATTTATAATAAAAATGAAAAAAGCTGGTTATTGCCTCCAACTTATGATAATATTTTTAAACTTGCAGATTTTTTGAAAGATAAGAAAGTAGAATATTTAAATGGTGCTAAGCAATTTTTAAATTATTTGAGTAAACAATTTCTTTTAATTGAAAAAATCAAAAAAGATAAAATCATAACTAAATATTATACAAACAATCCACCTCCTTATGAACATCAAAAAATTGGAACCACATTAGCAATCTATTTGCCAAGAGTTGCTTATTTTATGGAGCAGGGAACAGGTAAAACAAGAATTATGATTGATGCTTTTTGTCATCTTTTTAGTGAAAATGAAGTAAGGAGAGTTTTAATTATTTGCCCATTATCAGCTAT
The DNA window shown above is from Candidatus Desulfofervidus auxilii and carries:
- a CDS encoding site-specific DNA-methyltransferase, with amino-acid sequence MVIFKTELGVLYQGDALKILAKVSDNSVDLILTDPPYGLENVSVIKRNGGKFGKAKAIGANLDKQVISGISYKDWIPLAYKKLKPAGVLITFCQKMDISDIAKFLEKELGMVVRHIGVWHKTNPPPQARKVQWMNAWEPFIIATKNKGSGHHYNYKEGQFGDVISTPICMGSERTEHPTQKPLKLFYPLIKWWSFEGDLVLDPFIGSGTTAVICEKLKRKWIGIEINEKFCKIAKERILNEAKQLKLF
- a CDS encoding transposase, with the translated sequence MKLTRVFKIPYRKDLIELFRASKELYNQALSLIKNHYKETKKTLNYLALYKIIRNNYPNLYKSLPSQTAQQILKLAVQDVKSFVKKLKKREKASFPSFKKSLNLLIFTNQTSKITNDGKIKLCKISQPINIPKGVYIDDFKNFQQIRLIPKKDYVQVDVVYNKECENKELNYDLYASIDLGVNNLVALVVNADINPILINGRPFKSYNQFYNKRRAYLQSIKDKMKIRGNTKRLNKLEKKRKNWFKDKFHQISKYLIRFLVKNKIGNLVIGYNKDWKNKVNLGKKNNQSFQYIPFRMLVNFLRYKAELVGIKTYLVKENYTSKVDALALEPFPSEEAPQKEFNGKRIKRGLFQSSIRVLVNADVNGALNILRKVIGDAFLRLPDRGLWCSPVKIRGIDPNSLQMELLNV
- a CDS encoding N-acetylmuramoyl-L-alanine amidase, which translates into the protein MRIVLDPGHGGKKVGASYYGLHEKDVVLDIALKVHDKFIERQDVWIALTRMSDIHVSLKNRCIMANALMATHFISLHCNACRSHNVSGAEIFHYKGSKRGRQLAELFEPYVRKFLDQPFRGIKESDRLYVLKHTEMPAILIEIGFIDYKETNELLKKEEVRQHIANLIVEALNELIKKKV